Genomic segment of Salvia hispanica cultivar TCC Black 2014 chromosome 2, UniMelb_Shisp_WGS_1.0, whole genome shotgun sequence:
GTGTCTCATAAcacttaaaattataatttaattacactgAAAAATCACTCTCAAATTTACggcctaaaataaaaaatgcgagtaacatgggacgtagggagtacttcactttatgtaataataaaaaatcacatttactattaccaaaattaaaaaaaaatcatatttacttcactgtaaTGAAAAAGCAGTACACCATAAggtatgctcaatatactttaCTGTAAGCATTTAatagttcactatatgcacaatatacttcaccatagtgaaaaagtagtaaaatataagaCATGTTcaatttacttcactatatgcacaatatacttcactgaaaatgaaaaaaaaaacagtataCTACACTATAAGACATACTACACTATAAGAcatgcacaatatacttcactttatgctcaatatacttcactttatgaaagattaaaaatcatttttacttaactggaattaaaaaaacagTATACCagtatgctcaatatacttcactgtaagcatTTAATAGTTCACTATATACTCAATATTGgcatatacttcactatatgaaaAAACAGTACACTGTAACCAATATTCTTCactcaaatattaaaaatcgtTCAAAAGTGAACTAAACATTTTACAAAGTAAACTATTTCTGTGAGATTCTCACTGCCTCTGTTttgtcttctctttcatcttttTGCAGTACCTCGAATCATGGTGTCCAATCTCGTGATAGTTTCAATCGtgaattttggaagaaattgTGAATCGTGGATGAGCTAAAAAAATCACGGATATATGGTGATGGTGAAGAAACTGTAAGTTTGaactaataatattgaatttcagAAATGCCCTTGGGCTATATTTAAGCAATAGGATTACTTaagccataggattaatttgAGGTATTAAAATGTGTGACtgagatttattctctagttatgcacttaaaattagttaaacatTGACCACTTCtctataattatattcatattttacattatacatatcaaattcacaaattaccgtaatttatagtatatatcGAATTTTCATATGCCGCGGTATGTGAAAACCGGGGCGGACACACTTGGGAGAAGGGTGGGACTTAATCCCTTACccaaaatgtaattttttttgtttttctaattctaagttctcttaaatttttgaaaaatcatccATGGCCTAAATCATCAAAAAATATACGACATAAAGGACTGAACttaatttggggaaaaaattgcagacaaaaatgaagaattatctcaaaatttgtgattgttcatttattgtttcaacataatagtgCTAGTACTTATTATTCCTTCTAAATAACCAACTGATAAGTTGCGTATTAAATTTCCTTTCCAAATTCATAacttattttcaataaattgtgTATTAACGAATTATAAATCTATCAACGGtgataaaaaaacacattttttatgattagggagaaatatatactactctcTTCGTCTTATTCTAAgtaacacattttctttttttagatCTTCCAATCTGAATAATATTAGTACATTAATACTCTCTAAGTATGAAAatatcactctctctacttttttcctctcttacCTTATCAACATTACATAAAACCTCATGCCGAATTAGAAATGCTCCACTTGGagtgagacggagagagtattaattataagacatactccttccgttccatagtagtgaaGTCATTTCCgtttttagtaaaagtaaacaaatttctctcatttactttactctcttaatttattgtctctttatctctctatttttttccatttcatatactttattcttcatttacttaaaatgCGTGTAAAAAAATGGCTTCACTACTGCGGGACATAGGAAGTATATAGTCAGCCCTTACTAGGATATTTTTCTGCGTCCGTCCCTGataatataccaaaaattatagtagtatagaaaatattcagtatttttggtattttctcgatacaataaaatcaatattttagtattttctccACCCCTACTATACTTTCATTAGGAGAGGGTTATACCGTTTTGATGcattaactattttattaaaatatttataaagtaaatatttatcaagtaatttatactactatatagagtatatatttaattgacGTGTTTTGGATGAAAAGATTTGATGCGGATCTAGTTCGCAATACAACttatattgattattaaattatgtaattttggtattaatttaacttatattgattattaaattatgtaaatctGAAGCCTAAATAAAAATCCATATTTCagttttaatcattttatcaaattagtaCTTGAAGTATAGAAGTATctgtcatttatttttaaaacaggTGTGATCAAAGGTGAGCTACAGTATAATTAAAGTTGTTTACTAagaattgattaattgaacaaatcatttattaatagtatattatagaaatcaattgaaaatatattttagtcACAATTATTGTAcagtattaaaaatttgagtAAATGGATTGCAAAATGTAcctgcatatatttatttgaatttttgtcgAATGTATTTAGATATGTGTATAATATTGAATAATGGATAATAAATCCTATTCCGACTAGTAATTTGATATCTTTTGGGAAATATAAATAGTCGAAAATAGAGATCAAATCAATCAAGCAAAGCACCCACTTTCTCAATCTCAACAATGGCGATTAGATCTTCGTCTTCACTCCTCAaatcccctctctctctccttctccCACGAGGCGACGCTTTCCTCTACCTCTTCGCCCTCCTCTccatcttctctctcctcctccaccacctcactcccgccgccgccgctcaACCCCACTTTGAAGGATTCGACGCCGATGAAGACGACGATTTCGCCCTCGGGGAACCCAAATCCGAGGACTTCATCCGCTCCTCTCCTCCTCCGATTACTCTCTCCACCTCCACCCCTGAGTCCCACCACGGCCCTCCCGAGACCGAGATTCAATCCCCGCCGTCcgatcaaaatcaaaatcaaaatcaaaaccctaagCCCGCGTCGTTTGACTACTGGGATGAAGACGAATTCGAAGGAATCCCTCCGACTGAACCTATCACTGAaactgctgctgctgctgctgctgctgcttccTCTCAATCGGATCCGGTCCCGGGCTCCGAGGATTCGGTTAATGATCTGAACTCGGATGCGAAGGTTCCTAGGAAGATTACCTCGTTTACCGTTGAGATTGCGTGCGTTTCATTCCTAATCGTGTTTGCCATCAACTATTTCACTGGGAAAAAGGAGAATGAGAATCTGGCTTTGGCTTGGGCTAGCAAATTCGCGACCAAGGACTCGATCTTCGACAAGAATTTCAGCCTATTGGGAGTCGGAGAGACCGACGACTCGCCGCTGCTGTTGCAGGAAGGGAAGAGTGTGTTCAAGTTCTACGCGAGTGGTAGGAGGTATTGCTCGGGATTGCTGGCGACGATGGAGCTCAAGAGCCGGCACGATTTGATTTCGCGGCTGTACAACATGGTGGTGCCCTGCAAGGATGAGATCACGTTTGAGGTTTACATGAATGATGACTCGATGGATCAGGTGGTTTTTGCTTTGGCCAGGAAGAAGATGGCCAAGACGATGCACAAGGAGCTGAGGGATCTGCAGAGGTTCGCTGGGCTAGTCAATCCCCCGAATGGGAGGAAATGGGTGGCGGATGAGCTGCAGGTGGTTTCAGAGTCCAAGGAGGTTGCTACCGATTTGATCACTGATGCTGTGCTTGATCAGGTTTTTGTCTATGCATTATCACTTCAAATTGCAGTATTTATTTGGTGATGGATTTATTATCTGTTCAATGATTTAGCAACTCTTCATCTCACGATAGAGTAATGGGATTTTCATATTCAGGGTTTAGCGAGGTTTTTCTCTAAACTCTTAGAATGAGCTATATTGCTGTTTTGTAAACTCTTGTTTTGATAATAACAATGGATGTTAGTATCATAATTATTAGGACTCTGAGATAGAGTAGAGTTTGATTTGTGCAATAATCTCAAGAAAACTTAGTCTAGTTATAGCACACAGCCACACACTATGCATCATGTTATTTCATTGGCATTGTTGTGAAACGGTTGGAGCTTTGTTCATAGTATTAAGTATTTGCAAGCAGTTGTGTTTAGTTAACTTGTAGATGTCTTATTAAGATTCATACATTGACGAGCTTTGAAGTTTTGGGGATATGGTAAATAAACTAAACCTTATGTTCAATCTTgcctaatttttgtttatttccaAACCTGTGTATGtttgttgtgatatttgtCACCAATGTTGTGGCATCTTCATACTTGGCATTTGTCTGTCTGATGTGTGAGATTGCTTTCCCTTTCTCTCGTGATACTTTTATCTATTGTCTTGTTGTCATGCCTTTTATTCTGTTTGATAGAAAAGTTTGTACATGCTTTTGTATTAGTACATGGAAAAGGAGGGTCTGGTCAAATAAACCTCCTCTCTTCATGAGCGTAATGTAATACTCTCGTTGGAATTGATACAGGTTTTTGGCGACAAagcttttgaaaaatttggaAAGGGTTTTATCTCAATGCATTTCTCGGATCAACAGCCAGGGTCAAGCAAAAAGATGCTCATGTTTAAGTTTGCTCTCCCTGATGAGAATAACATGGCTGATATGACTCGTTTGGTTGCTCTTGTACCTTACTATATTGACCTGATTGGACGATACAAGCTCAGTTCACATGTAAGTATAACATCTTATTCGGTATGTTTTCAGTATTGTGGTTAAAGGGTTACTTAGTGAACTACGGATTGTATGCCAGGCTCGATCGAAAACAGAAGCAGCCAGAGCAAAGGTTGCTCAGGAGCTGTACAAAGAACTTCAGTATGCGAGACAAGATGCTTTGCAGAAGAAGAAGGCCGAGCAGAGAAAGAAGTTGGAGGAGGCTGAGGCGAAGCTGAGTGCTGAGGCTCTTCGCAAGAAGGAAGCTAAAGACCGTTCTCGCCAAATGAAGAAGGCCATGCCGAAAATGAAGATGACCAAGGCTCATTAGATCTGAAATTTCAGCTTTAGACATTATGTCATTGTTGTCGTTTACATTTGGATTACGGCTGTCTCCAATGACTAGAAATTTTTCTTACATGTATGCCACAGTCAGTTTGGTCTTTTTTCAACCTTGATACTTTCACTGATGCTTGAATATAGCAGTTGCACTAGTCCTAATATGATGTAACGCCTAGGATCCTCTTATTTGGAAAAAGGTTTTGATCCATACCCCACTTACAAAGAAATGGAACTTATATGAGGACTAGTAAACATAAAGCAGCATTCTTCTTATTTCGTATAGTATTGTTTTTGATGAATGGAACCTAGGATctattgttattgtttttgATGGATGGATTCTGATTAAAACAGAGTTGAATTAAAAGAGTTATAGAATTTGCTGACTAAAAGAAGCATCAAAGCTTGGTAGTCGTCAGTAAAACTGATGCtgtgttttttatatatatctcATGTGTTACAGATAAATACACGCATTTGAGGTGCAATTTATGGGGAGGAGAAACGAGCTTTAAATCTTTTACGGAGGAAAACAGACACAGCAGAGCCCACGAGTGGCCAGGTAGTAAGGAAGGCAATGTAGGCAAGCAGCCACAGAGATGTCTGATTCTGACGAGAGAGTTGATTCAGGCGTTTCATCACCGGAGCAACAATGGTGGCCATACCTTGATCAGTATTTGGTGGCTGGCTGAGTTCAGCATGGATTCTGTCTCCAGCTTTATTTTGTTCTTGGTGTTCGACTTGTGTTTCATCGCTTACTCCACCAACCATGCCGTCTTCAGAGAGATGCACGTAAGGGGCCTGATCAATGGATGACTCTCCGGGGTTGACGGAGGGGACTGAAATCTGCGACTCACCACCCAAAAAGATGCTACTTGATCATTCATGTTTTATACATATCAGAATAAGTAACTATcttaatatatagaaatgagatGATATAGATTATTTTTGCACCAAACAAAAACCAATCAGCATATAGTAATAAAGAAACAACTTCTCTCCCACCTCTATTTTCCGGGGACTGGATTGCAGAATACTGAAAAATTCATCCACGGCCCTTACCCACCTACAAAGTGATAAATCAAGTAGTAAAAAAGAAACCATATCCAACTAACTAGTAGTACATTTTAAAGCAGTTAATTCAGTTGAGCATAGTTTACCAGACACTTTTTGCAGTTAACCCTTCGAAAAAAGGTAAATGCCCTCCATGTTCTGTTGTAGCTAACACAACGTTTTTATTTAAcctgaaaataattatgtataaGAACAGGAAACAAAAAGGCACAAGGATCCTTGTTAACATTGATTCCAAGAAAGTTTTCAAACAAGTTTGGGGTAGTTTCCCTCTTTCCAAACGTCTTTGTCTTTCCATACTTTAGAATCATTACAAATGCAATTGAAAGTTGATTAATAGTTGATGAGCAGACTATGTACCTGCACTCATCCCATGGAATAGCTTCGCGTGTACATATAGGATCATCTAAAGCACTGATGCAAAGAAGGGGCACCATTACACTTCCCACAAAATTAGCACTGCTACAACGCCTATAGTAGGTATCCACGGTCTGAGGAAAACCATGAGATCATTCAGTCCTTCAACATTGGCTACAAGGAGAAGATGATTCCGAGCATGGATTATTA
This window contains:
- the LOC125204214 gene encoding uncharacterized protein At5g49945 is translated as MAIRSSSSLLKSPLSLLLPRGDAFLYLFALLSIFSLLLHHLTPAAAAQPHFEGFDADEDDDFALGEPKSEDFIRSSPPPITLSTSTPESHHGPPETEIQSPPSDQNQNQNQNPKPASFDYWDEDEFEGIPPTEPITETAAAAAAAASSQSDPVPGSEDSVNDLNSDAKVPRKITSFTVEIACVSFLIVFAINYFTGKKENENLALAWASKFATKDSIFDKNFSLLGVGETDDSPLLLQEGKSVFKFYASGRRYCSGLLATMELKSRHDLISRLYNMVVPCKDEITFEVYMNDDSMDQVVFALARKKMAKTMHKELRDLQRFAGLVNPPNGRKWVADELQVVSESKEVATDLITDAVLDQVFGDKAFEKFGKGFISMHFSDQQPGSSKKMLMFKFALPDENNMADMTRLVALVPYYIDLIGRYKLSSHARSKTEAARAKVAQELYKELQYARQDALQKKKAEQRKKLEEAEAKLSAEALRKKEAKDRSRQMKKAMPKMKMTKAH